In Deltaproteobacteria bacterium, a genomic segment contains:
- a CDS encoding ATP-binding protein: MGVPFSRLEYIKRRGGILLLTGDPGVGKTLAMWRFVDALNENLFKPFYTPLSTLSRADLLYHINRLLGLPTRLSKSAIKTPLIAYFFLTKT, translated from the coding sequence GTGGGTGTCCCCTTTTCACGTCTGGAATATATCAAACGCCGAGGGGGTATTCTCCTGCTCACCGGTGATCCCGGCGTCGGCAAAACCCTGGCCATGTGGCGCTTTGTCGATGCCCTCAACGAAAACCTCTTCAAACCCTTTTATACCCCTCTTTCCACCCTCTCCCGCGCCGATCTCCTTTATCATATCAATCGACTCTTAGGCCTACCCACCCGGCTTTCCAAAAGCGCCATCAAGACACCCTTAATCGCCTATTTTTTTTTGACAAAGACATAA